One region of Chryseobacterium muglaense genomic DNA includes:
- a CDS encoding DUF1579 domain-containing protein, with product MKNLFFAASAILLFIACDKAKIDVKNSTGTDSIANEEWKPVDSATANKAWMEFATPGDMQKMLAKSDGVWSGENTMWMEDGGKPMTSTSTTTNKTIFDGRYQTSEHKGNFMGMPFEGMSITGYDNAKKKFVSTWIDNMGTGLMTMEGDWDAAKKSIEFKGKMTDPTRPGKDCNMREVYTFVDDTHQTLEMYGPDSKTGKEYKTMEIKYTKK from the coding sequence ATGAAAAATTTATTCTTTGCAGCCAGCGCTATTCTTCTATTTATCGCTTGTGATAAAGCAAAAATCGACGTAAAAAATTCAACCGGAACAGATTCTATCGCCAACGAAGAGTGGAAACCGGTAGATTCTGCAACCGCAAACAAAGCATGGATGGAATTTGCAACGCCGGGAGATATGCAAAAAATGCTTGCAAAATCTGACGGAGTCTGGTCGGGAGAAAACACAATGTGGATGGAAGACGGTGGAAAACCCATGACAAGTACATCGACAACGACCAATAAAACAATCTTTGATGGACGCTACCAAACCAGCGAACACAAAGGAAATTTTATGGGTATGCCTTTTGAAGGAATGAGCATTACAGGCTATGACAATGCTAAAAAGAAATTTGTAAGCACCTGGATTGACAATATGGGAACCGGATTAATGACCATGGAAGGAGACTGGGATGCAGCTAAAAAATCAATCGAATTTAAAGGAAAAATGACAGACCCCACAAGACCTGGTAAAGACTGCAATATGAGAGAAGTCTATACTTTTGTAGACGACACTCATCAAACATTAGAAATGTATGGCCCAGATTCTAAAACAGGCAAAGAGTACAAAACAATGGAAATAAAATACACGAAAAAATAA
- a CDS encoding NUDIX hydrolase, protein MDSPKKLQDIKVAVDAVIFGYFDKKDLQILLIKRNIEPFKGGWALPGGLVLDDENLDDAVKRELQEEAGIKPDFLEQLYTFGNVGRDPRNRVVSVAYLGLVNPSYHELFADSDAEDAQWFSVNQLPKLAFDHQTIIDIALKRLRTKIQYQPIGFNLLNDEFVFSELENLYKTIIGQEIDRRNFRKKIMSYGLLNETNNLKKEGSGRPGKLFTFNQEKYKELEEQGFYFEIK, encoded by the coding sequence ATGGATTCTCCTAAAAAATTACAAGATATAAAAGTTGCTGTAGACGCAGTTATTTTTGGATATTTTGATAAAAAAGATCTTCAGATTCTTTTAATTAAAAGAAATATTGAACCATTTAAAGGAGGCTGGGCACTCCCGGGAGGTTTAGTTTTAGATGATGAAAATCTCGACGATGCTGTAAAAAGAGAATTACAGGAAGAAGCAGGCATAAAACCCGATTTTTTGGAACAACTCTATACTTTTGGTAATGTAGGTCGTGATCCAAGAAATAGAGTGGTCTCGGTGGCTTATTTAGGCTTGGTAAATCCTTCTTATCACGAATTGTTTGCAGATTCTGATGCCGAAGATGCACAATGGTTTAGTGTCAATCAACTTCCGAAGCTGGCTTTTGATCATCAAACCATTATTGATATTGCGTTAAAAAGACTTCGTACAAAAATTCAGTATCAACCGATTGGTTTTAATCTTTTGAATGATGAATTTGTGTTTTCTGAACTTGAAAATCTCTATAAAACCATTATCGGACAGGAAATTGACCGTCGAAATTTCAGAAAAAAGATAATGAGTTACGGACTTTTGAATGAAACCAATAACTTAAAAAAAGAAGGCAGCGGCAGACCTGGGAAATTATTTACTTTCAATCAGGAGAAATATAAAGAGCTTGAAGAACAGGGATTTTATTTTGAAATCAAATGA
- a CDS encoding IS630 family transposase, whose protein sequence is MRKKRCEIEFRKSKEEIKYLKHLHSIDYIDLYFGDASHFSTVPNVPYAWQTKDDPVLLPSDRSKSWSVLGLMTPCSKLFQRTYEGSVNSQIMIDFLDEFCEKITKKTVIILDNAPIHKSKIFTVKVKEWEERDLIIYFIPPYSPELNLIEILWRFVKYQWLPFDAFTNFVSLKKHLNEILDNFGSKYMINFS, encoded by the coding sequence TTGCGAAAAAAAAGATGTGAAATCGAGTTTAGAAAAAGTAAGGAAGAAATAAAATATTTAAAACACTTGCATTCAATTGATTATATTGATTTGTATTTTGGGGACGCAAGCCATTTTAGCACAGTTCCAAATGTTCCTTATGCTTGGCAAACCAAAGATGACCCAGTTTTATTGCCATCAGATCGCTCAAAAAGTTGGAGTGTTTTAGGTTTGATGACTCCTTGTTCAAAACTTTTTCAAAGAACTTATGAAGGAAGTGTAAATTCACAAATAATGATTGACTTTTTGGATGAGTTTTGCGAAAAAATCACAAAGAAAACAGTCATTATTTTAGATAATGCTCCAATTCATAAGAGTAAAATTTTTACTGTAAAAGTCAAAGAATGGGAAGAACGAGATTTAATCATTTATTTTATACCGCCATATTCTCCTGAACTAAATTTAATTGAGATTTTGTGGCGTTTTGTAAAATATCAATGGCTTCCATTTGATGCTTTTACTAATTTTGTATCATTAAAAAAACACTTAAATGAAATTTTAGATAATTTTGGATCAAAATATATGATTAATTTTTCGTAA
- a CDS encoding adenylosuccinate synthetase — translation MKTAQIVIGLGFGDEGKGITTDFLAQQHPESVVIRFSGGQQAAHTVMIDDKKHVHSSFASGAVRGLPSYFTEHCTIHPTFLFNEREELIQKNGNIELIIHPLAKVTTPFDVLYNRKNIKNLEHGTCGKGVGATMKRNESPFKLFAVDLIAPRTLLIEKLKGIANYYGFEEDEEITNALQDFLEAIDKIDLKIEGYDYLKSFNHLIFEGSQGILLDMDHGVFPNVTFANTTSKNAYEICQLLEIEDIEMFYVTRSYSTRHGSGWMSNEKSLNLKNNQEETCTFNEYQKDLRFGDLDYDLLNYALKLDEAYVVTQKKNLVVTCLDQLNEKFKIEDLKVKFDQIFGSYSPYSKDFKRIDE, via the coding sequence ATGAAAACAGCACAAATAGTTATAGGCTTAGGATTTGGTGACGAAGGGAAAGGCATCACCACGGATTTTCTGGCTCAGCAACATCCTGAGTCTGTAGTTATTCGGTTTTCAGGAGGTCAACAGGCGGCGCATACGGTGATGATTGATGATAAAAAACACGTTCATTCCAGCTTTGCAAGTGGTGCGGTGCGTGGTTTGCCTTCGTATTTTACGGAGCATTGCACGATTCACCCGACGTTTTTATTCAATGAAAGAGAGGAATTGATTCAGAAAAACGGAAATATTGAACTGATCATTCATCCTTTGGCAAAAGTAACCACACCTTTTGATGTTTTGTACAACAGGAAAAATATCAAAAACCTCGAACACGGAACCTGCGGAAAAGGAGTCGGAGCTACGATGAAACGAAATGAAAGTCCATTTAAATTGTTTGCTGTTGATTTAATTGCTCCGAGAACGTTGCTGATTGAAAAATTAAAAGGAATCGCCAATTATTACGGTTTTGAAGAAGACGAAGAAATCACAAATGCATTGCAGGATTTTTTAGAAGCTATTGATAAAATTGATTTGAAAATAGAAGGTTATGACTATTTAAAATCATTTAATCATCTTATTTTTGAAGGAAGTCAAGGAATTTTGTTGGACATGGATCACGGTGTTTTTCCGAATGTAACTTTTGCCAATACAACTTCAAAAAATGCTTATGAAATCTGTCAGTTGTTAGAAATTGAAGATATCGAAATGTTTTATGTTACAAGATCTTATTCTACCCGTCACGGAAGCGGCTGGATGAGCAATGAAAAATCACTGAACCTTAAAAATAATCAAGAAGAAACCTGTACTTTTAATGAATATCAAAAAGATTTGCGTTTCGGAGATTTAGATTATGATTTATTGAATTATGCATTGAAATTGGATGAAGCTTACGTTGTTACTCAAAAGAAAAATCTGGTGGTAACTTGTCTTGATCAGTTGAATGAAAAATTTAAAATAGAAGATCTTAAGGTGAAATTTGACCAGATTTTTGGGAGTTATTCT